One genomic region from Bos javanicus breed banteng chromosome 14, ARS-OSU_banteng_1.0, whole genome shotgun sequence encodes:
- the KIFC2 gene encoding kinesin-like protein KIFC2 isoform X11, with protein MYAFYSLLIYIFYSLFRRDGGAAAAADAENPAQSARCKPGSRRRAYQPSAELWTELTGLVGSSEAEDGSGEGAERCPAEVSLEEALVRLAEFLSVQLGAEESFGTPSDLSKPGDVPPLLTVTGQLLALLAWIRSPRGRQALSQGTQPVSGVQHPPPAGSPLQEESPSLSPRGEAQGQQPPQLEEDQRAWQRLEQLILGQLEELKQQLEHQEEELGQLRLGVGATDSEKRVQHLTLENKALKQSLSLTRDLLLHWGPAPHTRAPQEEAEALLELRRRLQEAQDTTEALRVQLGVQEVQLQGLQGALRQLQQETEQNCRRELQQMRGQLAGLHARMASLRQGCGDLRGLVSTFTQSCQGSLSEAQGQVSWALGALSADGAGSQLAEARQGPLPGCSGRLLELKGNIRVLCRLRPGTPSSLVSLEPGPGGTVTTCYRGHQRRFRLDWVFPPHASQEEVFRELESAVLSCLGGYSVCIFTYGQTGTGKTYSMEGPPEDPGIAPRALQSLFQEMGTGGQHRVTLSMVEIYNEAVRDLLAPGPPQRLAVRQGPAGQGGIQVAGLTHWDVPNLESLHQMLSLGRSNRATAATAMNQRSSRSHALVTLTLRTASPSRGPGTAGTLHLVDLAGSERAWKAGTAGTSQEDRDGAQRLREARTINRSLLALGGVMAALRARRPHVPFRDSQLTRLLQPALGPGATVVLLLQISTRPEDLGETVCSLKFAERVGRVELGPARPRRAPRSGTPSSLSTDTPLSGTPCTPTPSPGSPPSPGLDSGSSSALAPPEDLPS; from the exons ATGTACGCCTTCTACTCGCTGCTCATCTACATCTTCTACAGTCTCTTCCGCAGGGATGGCGGGGCCGCGGCGGCCGCCGACGCTGAAAACCCCGCCCAG AGCGCCCGCTGTAAGCCCGGGAGTCGCCGCCGCGCCTACCAGCCATCCGCTGAGCTGTGGACCGAGCTGACCGGCCTGGTCG GCTCTTCGGAGGCCGAGGATGGGTCGGGAGAGGGAGCCGAGCGCTGTCCGGCAGAGGTCTCTCTGGAAGAGGCTCTCGTGCGTCTTGCCGAGTTCCTCTCAGTCCAGCTGGGGGCGGAAGAGAGCTTTGGGACTCCTTCTGACCTGAGCAAG CCCGGTGATGTTCCCCCACTGTTGACAGTGACTGGTCAACTCTTGGCTCTCCTGGCATGGATTCGAAGTCCCAGGGGCAGGCAGGCCCTGTCCCAGGGGACGCAGCCTGTCTCAGGGGTGCAGCACCCTCCTCCTGCTG gatcCCCATTGCAAGAAGAAAGCCCTTCCCTTTCACCAAGGGGCGAGGCCCAGGGACAGCAGCCTCCTCAGCTGGAGGAGGACCAGAGGGCTTGGCAGCGGCTGGAACAGCTCATCCTTGGACAG cTGGAAGAGCTGAAGCagcagctggaacatcaggaggaggagctgggtcaGCTGCGCCTGGGAGTG GGAGCAACAGACTCAGAGAAAAGGGTTCAGCATCTGACTCTGGAGAACAAAGCGCTGAAACAGAGCTTGAGCCTTACTCGGGACCTCCTGCTGCACTGGGGCCCTGCCCCCCACACCAGGGCCCCCCAG GAGGAGGCAGAAGCCCTGCTGGAGCTCCGGAGGCGGCTTCAAGAAGCCCAAGACACCACAGAAGCTCTCCGAGTCCAG CTAGGGGTGCAGGAGGTGCAGCTGCAGGGCCTTCAGGGGGCCCTCCGGCAGCTCCAGCAGGAGACTGAGCAGAACTGCAGGAGGGAGCTGCAGCAGATGCGAGGGCAGCTGGCAG GACTTCATGCTCGCATGGCCAGCTTGCGTCAGGGCTGTGGGGACCTCCGGGGACTCGTCAGCACCTTTACCCAGAGCTGCCAGGGTTCTCTGAGTGAAGCCCAGGGACAG GTTTCCTGGGCTCTAGGGGCACTGTCAGCTGACGGGGCTGGGAGTCAACTCGCAGAGGCGCGGCAGGGGCCTCTGCCTGGATGCTCAGGGCGGCTGCTGGAGCTCAAGG GAAACATCCGTGTGCTGTGTCGGCTGAGGCCAGGGACACCCTCCAGCCTGGTGAGCTTAGAGCCCGGCCCGGGTGGCACTGTTACCACCTGCTATCGAGGGCACCAGCGTCGCTTCCGCCTAGACTGGGTCTTCCCTCCGCACGCCAGCCAAGAGGAG GTCTTCAGGGAGCTGGAGTCTGCTGTGCTGTCCTGCCTCGGGGGCTACAGTGTCTGCATTTTCACCTACGGTCAGACAGGGACGGGGAAGACCTACAGCATGGAG GGGCCGCCTGAGGACCCGGGCATCGCTCCTAGGGCACTGCAGTCACTGTTCCAGGAGATGGGCACAGGCGGGCAGCACCGTGTAACCCTCAGCATGGTGGAGATCTACAACGAGGCTGTCAG GGACCTCCTTGCCCCAGGGCCTCCCCAGCGCCTGGCAGTGAGGCAGGGCCCAGCAGGCCAGGGGGGAATCCAGGTGGCTGGCCTCACCCACTGGGACGTGCCCAACCTGGAGTCTCTGCACCAG ATGCTGAGCCTGGGGAGGAGCAACCGGGCCACCGCTGCCACCGCCATGAACCAGCGCAGCTCTCGCTCGCACGCCCTGGTCACGCTGACACTGCGCACAGCGTCCCCATCGCGCGGTCCCGGCACCGCAG GCACGCTACACCTCGTCGACCTGGCGGGGTCCGAGCGCGCCTGGAAGGCGGGGACGGCCGGAACGTCGCAGGAAGACCGGGACGGCGCCCAGCGTCTACGGGAGGCTCGGACCATCAACCGCTCGCTGCTGGCACTGGGAGGCGTGATGGCCGCGCTGCGGGCCCGCCGGCCCCACGTGCCCTTCCGCGACTCGCAGCTCACGCGCCTGCTGCAGCCGGCGCTGGGTCCAGGCGCCACGGTGGTGCTGCTCCTGCAG ATCTCCACGCGGCCCGAGGATCTCGGCGAGACAGTGTGCTCGCTCAAGTTCGCCGAGCGTGTGGGCCGAGTGGAGCTGGGGCCGGCCAGGCCCCGCAGGGCCCCCCGCTCCGGGACGCCCTCCTCCCTGAGCACCGACACACCACTCTCCGGGACCCCCTGCACCCCGACGCCGTCGCCCGGCAGCCCTCCAAGCCCCGGCCTAGACAGCGGCTCCAGCTCGGCCCTGGCACCACCAGAGGACCTGCCTTCCTAG
- the KIFC2 gene encoding kinesin-like protein KIFC2 isoform X8, protein MYAFYSLLIYIFYSLFRRDGGAAAAADAENPAQSARCKPGSRRRAYQPSAELWTELTGLVGTYCWCIGNAAERYREGPGRRRLVAWRPTQDPARLPILLPGLAGSSEAEDGSGEGAERCPAEVSLEEALVRLAEFLSVQLGAEESFGTPSDLSKPGDVPPLLTVTGQLLALLAWIRSPRGRQALSQGTQPVSGVQHPPPAGSPLQEESPSLSPRGEAQGQQPPQLEEDQRAWQRLEQLILGQLEELKQQLEHQEEELGQLRLGVGATDSEKRVQHLTLENKALKQSLSLTRDLLLHWGPAPHTRAPQEEAEALLELRRRLQEAQDTTEALRVQETEQNCRRELQQMRGQLAGLHARMASLRQGCGDLRGLVSTFTQSCQGSLSEAQGQVSWALGALSADGAGSQLAEARQGPLPGCSGRLLELKGNIRVLCRLRPGTPSSLVSLEPGPGGTVTTCYRGHQRRFRLDWVFPPHASQEEVFRELESAVLSCLGGYSVCIFTYGQTGTGKTYSMEGPPEDPGIAPRALQSLFQEMGTGGQHRVTLSMVEIYNEAVRDLLAPGPPQRLAVRQGPAGQGGIQVAGLTHWDVPNLESLHQMLSLGRSNRATAATAMNQRSSRSHALVTLTLRTASPSRGPGTAGTLHLVDLAGSERAWKAGTAGTSQEDRDGAQRLREARTINRSLLALGGVMAALRARRPHVPFRDSQLTRLLQPALGPGATVVLLLQISTRPEDLGETVCSLKFAERVGRVELGPARPRRAPRSGTPSSLSTDTPLSGTPCTPTPSPGSPPSPGLDSGSSSALAPPEDLPS, encoded by the exons ATGTACGCCTTCTACTCGCTGCTCATCTACATCTTCTACAGTCTCTTCCGCAGGGATGGCGGGGCCGCGGCGGCCGCCGACGCTGAAAACCCCGCCCAG AGCGCCCGCTGTAAGCCCGGGAGTCGCCGCCGCGCCTACCAGCCATCCGCTGAGCTGTGGACCGAGCTGACCGGCCTGGTCGGTACGTACTGTTGGTGCATCGGGAACGCTGCTGAGAGATACAGGGAGGGACCTGGCAGGCGCCGGCTGGTGGCCTGGCGTCCGACACAAGACCCAGCGCGCCTCCCCATCCTGCTTCCTGGCCTCGCAGGCTCTTCGGAGGCCGAGGATGGGTCGGGAGAGGGAGCCGAGCGCTGTCCGGCAGAGGTCTCTCTGGAAGAGGCTCTCGTGCGTCTTGCCGAGTTCCTCTCAGTCCAGCTGGGGGCGGAAGAGAGCTTTGGGACTCCTTCTGACCTGAGCAAG CCCGGTGATGTTCCCCCACTGTTGACAGTGACTGGTCAACTCTTGGCTCTCCTGGCATGGATTCGAAGTCCCAGGGGCAGGCAGGCCCTGTCCCAGGGGACGCAGCCTGTCTCAGGGGTGCAGCACCCTCCTCCTGCTG gatcCCCATTGCAAGAAGAAAGCCCTTCCCTTTCACCAAGGGGCGAGGCCCAGGGACAGCAGCCTCCTCAGCTGGAGGAGGACCAGAGGGCTTGGCAGCGGCTGGAACAGCTCATCCTTGGACAG cTGGAAGAGCTGAAGCagcagctggaacatcaggaggaggagctgggtcaGCTGCGCCTGGGAGTG GGAGCAACAGACTCAGAGAAAAGGGTTCAGCATCTGACTCTGGAGAACAAAGCGCTGAAACAGAGCTTGAGCCTTACTCGGGACCTCCTGCTGCACTGGGGCCCTGCCCCCCACACCAGGGCCCCCCAG GAGGAGGCAGAAGCCCTGCTGGAGCTCCGGAGGCGGCTTCAAGAAGCCCAAGACACCACAGAAGCTCTCCGAGTCCAG GAGACTGAGCAGAACTGCAGGAGGGAGCTGCAGCAGATGCGAGGGCAGCTGGCAG GACTTCATGCTCGCATGGCCAGCTTGCGTCAGGGCTGTGGGGACCTCCGGGGACTCGTCAGCACCTTTACCCAGAGCTGCCAGGGTTCTCTGAGTGAAGCCCAGGGACAG GTTTCCTGGGCTCTAGGGGCACTGTCAGCTGACGGGGCTGGGAGTCAACTCGCAGAGGCGCGGCAGGGGCCTCTGCCTGGATGCTCAGGGCGGCTGCTGGAGCTCAAGG GAAACATCCGTGTGCTGTGTCGGCTGAGGCCAGGGACACCCTCCAGCCTGGTGAGCTTAGAGCCCGGCCCGGGTGGCACTGTTACCACCTGCTATCGAGGGCACCAGCGTCGCTTCCGCCTAGACTGGGTCTTCCCTCCGCACGCCAGCCAAGAGGAG GTCTTCAGGGAGCTGGAGTCTGCTGTGCTGTCCTGCCTCGGGGGCTACAGTGTCTGCATTTTCACCTACGGTCAGACAGGGACGGGGAAGACCTACAGCATGGAG GGGCCGCCTGAGGACCCGGGCATCGCTCCTAGGGCACTGCAGTCACTGTTCCAGGAGATGGGCACAGGCGGGCAGCACCGTGTAACCCTCAGCATGGTGGAGATCTACAACGAGGCTGTCAG GGACCTCCTTGCCCCAGGGCCTCCCCAGCGCCTGGCAGTGAGGCAGGGCCCAGCAGGCCAGGGGGGAATCCAGGTGGCTGGCCTCACCCACTGGGACGTGCCCAACCTGGAGTCTCTGCACCAG ATGCTGAGCCTGGGGAGGAGCAACCGGGCCACCGCTGCCACCGCCATGAACCAGCGCAGCTCTCGCTCGCACGCCCTGGTCACGCTGACACTGCGCACAGCGTCCCCATCGCGCGGTCCCGGCACCGCAG GCACGCTACACCTCGTCGACCTGGCGGGGTCCGAGCGCGCCTGGAAGGCGGGGACGGCCGGAACGTCGCAGGAAGACCGGGACGGCGCCCAGCGTCTACGGGAGGCTCGGACCATCAACCGCTCGCTGCTGGCACTGGGAGGCGTGATGGCCGCGCTGCGGGCCCGCCGGCCCCACGTGCCCTTCCGCGACTCGCAGCTCACGCGCCTGCTGCAGCCGGCGCTGGGTCCAGGCGCCACGGTGGTGCTGCTCCTGCAG ATCTCCACGCGGCCCGAGGATCTCGGCGAGACAGTGTGCTCGCTCAAGTTCGCCGAGCGTGTGGGCCGAGTGGAGCTGGGGCCGGCCAGGCCCCGCAGGGCCCCCCGCTCCGGGACGCCCTCCTCCCTGAGCACCGACACACCACTCTCCGGGACCCCCTGCACCCCGACGCCGTCGCCCGGCAGCCCTCCAAGCCCCGGCCTAGACAGCGGCTCCAGCTCGGCCCTGGCACCACCAGAGGACCTGCCTTCCTAG
- the KIFC2 gene encoding kinesin-like protein KIFC2 isoform X4, whose amino-acid sequence MYAFYSLLIYIFYSLFRRDGGAAAAADAENPAQSARCKPGSRRRAYQPSAELWTELTGLVGTYCWCIGNAAERYREGPGRRRLVAWRPTQDPARLPILLPGLAGSSEAEDGSGEGAERCPAEVSLEEALVRLAEFLSVQLGAEESFGTPSDLSKPGDVPPLLTVTGQLLALLAWIRSPRGRQALSQGTQPVSGVQHPPPAGSPLQEESPSLSPRGEAQGQQPPQLEEDQRAWQRLEQLILGQLEELKQQLEHQEEELGQLRLGVGATDSEKRVQHLTLENKALKQSLSLTRDLLLHWGPAPHTRAPQEEAEALLELRRRLQEAQDTTEALRVQLGVQEVQLQGLQGALRQLQQETEQNCRRELQQMRGQLAGLHARMASLRQGCGDLRGLVSTFTQSCQGSLSEAQGQVSWALGALSADGAGSQLAEARQGPLPGCSGRLLELKGNIRVLCRLRPGTPSSLVSLEPGPGGTVTTCYRGHQRRFRLDWVFPPHASQEEVFRELESAVLSCLGGYSVCIFTYGQTGTGKTYSMEGPPEDPGIAPRALQSLFQEMGTGGQHRVTLSMVEIYNEAVRDLLAPGPPQRLAVRQGPAGQGGIQVAGLTHWDVPNLESLHQMLSLGRSNRATAATAMNQRSSRSHALVTLTLRTASPSRGPGTAGTLHLVDLAGSERAWKAGTAGTSQEDRDGAQRLREARTINRSLLALGGVMAALRARRPHVPFRDSQLTRLLQPALGPGATVVLLLQISTRPEDLGETVCSLKFAERVGRVELGPARPRRAPRSGTPSSLSTDTPLSGTPCTPTPSPGSPPSPGLDSGSSSALAPPEDLPS is encoded by the exons ATGTACGCCTTCTACTCGCTGCTCATCTACATCTTCTACAGTCTCTTCCGCAGGGATGGCGGGGCCGCGGCGGCCGCCGACGCTGAAAACCCCGCCCAG AGCGCCCGCTGTAAGCCCGGGAGTCGCCGCCGCGCCTACCAGCCATCCGCTGAGCTGTGGACCGAGCTGACCGGCCTGGTCGGTACGTACTGTTGGTGCATCGGGAACGCTGCTGAGAGATACAGGGAGGGACCTGGCAGGCGCCGGCTGGTGGCCTGGCGTCCGACACAAGACCCAGCGCGCCTCCCCATCCTGCTTCCTGGCCTCGCAGGCTCTTCGGAGGCCGAGGATGGGTCGGGAGAGGGAGCCGAGCGCTGTCCGGCAGAGGTCTCTCTGGAAGAGGCTCTCGTGCGTCTTGCCGAGTTCCTCTCAGTCCAGCTGGGGGCGGAAGAGAGCTTTGGGACTCCTTCTGACCTGAGCAAG CCCGGTGATGTTCCCCCACTGTTGACAGTGACTGGTCAACTCTTGGCTCTCCTGGCATGGATTCGAAGTCCCAGGGGCAGGCAGGCCCTGTCCCAGGGGACGCAGCCTGTCTCAGGGGTGCAGCACCCTCCTCCTGCTG gatcCCCATTGCAAGAAGAAAGCCCTTCCCTTTCACCAAGGGGCGAGGCCCAGGGACAGCAGCCTCCTCAGCTGGAGGAGGACCAGAGGGCTTGGCAGCGGCTGGAACAGCTCATCCTTGGACAG cTGGAAGAGCTGAAGCagcagctggaacatcaggaggaggagctgggtcaGCTGCGCCTGGGAGTG GGAGCAACAGACTCAGAGAAAAGGGTTCAGCATCTGACTCTGGAGAACAAAGCGCTGAAACAGAGCTTGAGCCTTACTCGGGACCTCCTGCTGCACTGGGGCCCTGCCCCCCACACCAGGGCCCCCCAG GAGGAGGCAGAAGCCCTGCTGGAGCTCCGGAGGCGGCTTCAAGAAGCCCAAGACACCACAGAAGCTCTCCGAGTCCAG CTAGGGGTGCAGGAGGTGCAGCTGCAGGGCCTTCAGGGGGCCCTCCGGCAGCTCCAGCAGGAGACTGAGCAGAACTGCAGGAGGGAGCTGCAGCAGATGCGAGGGCAGCTGGCAG GACTTCATGCTCGCATGGCCAGCTTGCGTCAGGGCTGTGGGGACCTCCGGGGACTCGTCAGCACCTTTACCCAGAGCTGCCAGGGTTCTCTGAGTGAAGCCCAGGGACAG GTTTCCTGGGCTCTAGGGGCACTGTCAGCTGACGGGGCTGGGAGTCAACTCGCAGAGGCGCGGCAGGGGCCTCTGCCTGGATGCTCAGGGCGGCTGCTGGAGCTCAAGG GAAACATCCGTGTGCTGTGTCGGCTGAGGCCAGGGACACCCTCCAGCCTGGTGAGCTTAGAGCCCGGCCCGGGTGGCACTGTTACCACCTGCTATCGAGGGCACCAGCGTCGCTTCCGCCTAGACTGGGTCTTCCCTCCGCACGCCAGCCAAGAGGAG GTCTTCAGGGAGCTGGAGTCTGCTGTGCTGTCCTGCCTCGGGGGCTACAGTGTCTGCATTTTCACCTACGGTCAGACAGGGACGGGGAAGACCTACAGCATGGAG GGGCCGCCTGAGGACCCGGGCATCGCTCCTAGGGCACTGCAGTCACTGTTCCAGGAGATGGGCACAGGCGGGCAGCACCGTGTAACCCTCAGCATGGTGGAGATCTACAACGAGGCTGTCAG GGACCTCCTTGCCCCAGGGCCTCCCCAGCGCCTGGCAGTGAGGCAGGGCCCAGCAGGCCAGGGGGGAATCCAGGTGGCTGGCCTCACCCACTGGGACGTGCCCAACCTGGAGTCTCTGCACCAG ATGCTGAGCCTGGGGAGGAGCAACCGGGCCACCGCTGCCACCGCCATGAACCAGCGCAGCTCTCGCTCGCACGCCCTGGTCACGCTGACACTGCGCACAGCGTCCCCATCGCGCGGTCCCGGCACCGCAG GCACGCTACACCTCGTCGACCTGGCGGGGTCCGAGCGCGCCTGGAAGGCGGGGACGGCCGGAACGTCGCAGGAAGACCGGGACGGCGCCCAGCGTCTACGGGAGGCTCGGACCATCAACCGCTCGCTGCTGGCACTGGGAGGCGTGATGGCCGCGCTGCGGGCCCGCCGGCCCCACGTGCCCTTCCGCGACTCGCAGCTCACGCGCCTGCTGCAGCCGGCGCTGGGTCCAGGCGCCACGGTGGTGCTGCTCCTGCAG ATCTCCACGCGGCCCGAGGATCTCGGCGAGACAGTGTGCTCGCTCAAGTTCGCCGAGCGTGTGGGCCGAGTGGAGCTGGGGCCGGCCAGGCCCCGCAGGGCCCCCCGCTCCGGGACGCCCTCCTCCCTGAGCACCGACACACCACTCTCCGGGACCCCCTGCACCCCGACGCCGTCGCCCGGCAGCCCTCCAAGCCCCGGCCTAGACAGCGGCTCCAGCTCGGCCCTGGCACCACCAGAGGACCTGCCTTCCTAG
- the KIFC2 gene encoding kinesin-like protein KIFC2 isoform X3: MYAFYSLLIYIFYSLFRRDGGAAAAADAENPAQSARCKPGSRRRAYQPSAELWTELTGLVGTYCWCIGNAAERYREGPGRRRLVAWRPTQDPARLPILLPGLAGSSEAEDGSGEGAERCPAEVSLEEALVRLAEFLSVQLGAEESFGTPSDLSKPGDVPPLLTVTGQLLALLAWIRSPRGRQALSQGTQPVSGVQHPPPAGSPLQEESPSLSPRGEAQGQQPPQLEEDQRAWQRLEQLILGQLEELKQQLEHQEEELGQLRLGVGATDSEKRVQHLTLENKALKQSLSLTRDLLLHWGPAPHTRAPQEEAEALLELRRRLQEAQDTTEALRVQLGVQEVQLQGLQGALRQLQQETEQNCRRELQQMRGQLAGLHARMASLRQGCGDLRGLVSTFTQSCQGSLSEAQGQVSWALGALSADGAGSQLAEARQGPLPGCSGRLLELKGTAGNIRVLCRLRPGTPSSLVSLEPGPGGTVTTCYRGHQRRFRLDWVFPPHASQEEVFRELESAVLSCLGGYSVCIFTYGQTGTGKTYSMEGPPEDPGIAPRALQSLFQEMGTGGQHRVTLSMVEIYNEAVRDLLAPGPPQRLAVRQGPAGQGGIQVAGLTHWDVPNLESLHQMLSLGRSNRATAATAMNQRSSRSHALVTLTLRTASPSRGPGTAGTLHLVDLAGSERAWKAGTAGTSQEDRDGAQRLREARTINRSLLALGGVMAALRARRPHVPFRDSQLTRLLQPALGPGATVVLLLQISTRPEDLGETVCSLKFAERVGRVELGPARPRRAPRSGTPSSLSTDTPLSGTPCTPTPSPGSPPSPGLDSGSSSALAPPEDLPS; the protein is encoded by the exons ATGTACGCCTTCTACTCGCTGCTCATCTACATCTTCTACAGTCTCTTCCGCAGGGATGGCGGGGCCGCGGCGGCCGCCGACGCTGAAAACCCCGCCCAG AGCGCCCGCTGTAAGCCCGGGAGTCGCCGCCGCGCCTACCAGCCATCCGCTGAGCTGTGGACCGAGCTGACCGGCCTGGTCGGTACGTACTGTTGGTGCATCGGGAACGCTGCTGAGAGATACAGGGAGGGACCTGGCAGGCGCCGGCTGGTGGCCTGGCGTCCGACACAAGACCCAGCGCGCCTCCCCATCCTGCTTCCTGGCCTCGCAGGCTCTTCGGAGGCCGAGGATGGGTCGGGAGAGGGAGCCGAGCGCTGTCCGGCAGAGGTCTCTCTGGAAGAGGCTCTCGTGCGTCTTGCCGAGTTCCTCTCAGTCCAGCTGGGGGCGGAAGAGAGCTTTGGGACTCCTTCTGACCTGAGCAAG CCCGGTGATGTTCCCCCACTGTTGACAGTGACTGGTCAACTCTTGGCTCTCCTGGCATGGATTCGAAGTCCCAGGGGCAGGCAGGCCCTGTCCCAGGGGACGCAGCCTGTCTCAGGGGTGCAGCACCCTCCTCCTGCTG gatcCCCATTGCAAGAAGAAAGCCCTTCCCTTTCACCAAGGGGCGAGGCCCAGGGACAGCAGCCTCCTCAGCTGGAGGAGGACCAGAGGGCTTGGCAGCGGCTGGAACAGCTCATCCTTGGACAG cTGGAAGAGCTGAAGCagcagctggaacatcaggaggaggagctgggtcaGCTGCGCCTGGGAGTG GGAGCAACAGACTCAGAGAAAAGGGTTCAGCATCTGACTCTGGAGAACAAAGCGCTGAAACAGAGCTTGAGCCTTACTCGGGACCTCCTGCTGCACTGGGGCCCTGCCCCCCACACCAGGGCCCCCCAG GAGGAGGCAGAAGCCCTGCTGGAGCTCCGGAGGCGGCTTCAAGAAGCCCAAGACACCACAGAAGCTCTCCGAGTCCAG CTAGGGGTGCAGGAGGTGCAGCTGCAGGGCCTTCAGGGGGCCCTCCGGCAGCTCCAGCAGGAGACTGAGCAGAACTGCAGGAGGGAGCTGCAGCAGATGCGAGGGCAGCTGGCAG GACTTCATGCTCGCATGGCCAGCTTGCGTCAGGGCTGTGGGGACCTCCGGGGACTCGTCAGCACCTTTACCCAGAGCTGCCAGGGTTCTCTGAGTGAAGCCCAGGGACAG GTTTCCTGGGCTCTAGGGGCACTGTCAGCTGACGGGGCTGGGAGTCAACTCGCAGAGGCGCGGCAGGGGCCTCTGCCTGGATGCTCAGGGCGGCTGCTGGAGCTCAAGGGTACAGCAG GAAACATCCGTGTGCTGTGTCGGCTGAGGCCAGGGACACCCTCCAGCCTGGTGAGCTTAGAGCCCGGCCCGGGTGGCACTGTTACCACCTGCTATCGAGGGCACCAGCGTCGCTTCCGCCTAGACTGGGTCTTCCCTCCGCACGCCAGCCAAGAGGAG GTCTTCAGGGAGCTGGAGTCTGCTGTGCTGTCCTGCCTCGGGGGCTACAGTGTCTGCATTTTCACCTACGGTCAGACAGGGACGGGGAAGACCTACAGCATGGAG GGGCCGCCTGAGGACCCGGGCATCGCTCCTAGGGCACTGCAGTCACTGTTCCAGGAGATGGGCACAGGCGGGCAGCACCGTGTAACCCTCAGCATGGTGGAGATCTACAACGAGGCTGTCAG GGACCTCCTTGCCCCAGGGCCTCCCCAGCGCCTGGCAGTGAGGCAGGGCCCAGCAGGCCAGGGGGGAATCCAGGTGGCTGGCCTCACCCACTGGGACGTGCCCAACCTGGAGTCTCTGCACCAG ATGCTGAGCCTGGGGAGGAGCAACCGGGCCACCGCTGCCACCGCCATGAACCAGCGCAGCTCTCGCTCGCACGCCCTGGTCACGCTGACACTGCGCACAGCGTCCCCATCGCGCGGTCCCGGCACCGCAG GCACGCTACACCTCGTCGACCTGGCGGGGTCCGAGCGCGCCTGGAAGGCGGGGACGGCCGGAACGTCGCAGGAAGACCGGGACGGCGCCCAGCGTCTACGGGAGGCTCGGACCATCAACCGCTCGCTGCTGGCACTGGGAGGCGTGATGGCCGCGCTGCGGGCCCGCCGGCCCCACGTGCCCTTCCGCGACTCGCAGCTCACGCGCCTGCTGCAGCCGGCGCTGGGTCCAGGCGCCACGGTGGTGCTGCTCCTGCAG ATCTCCACGCGGCCCGAGGATCTCGGCGAGACAGTGTGCTCGCTCAAGTTCGCCGAGCGTGTGGGCCGAGTGGAGCTGGGGCCGGCCAGGCCCCGCAGGGCCCCCCGCTCCGGGACGCCCTCCTCCCTGAGCACCGACACACCACTCTCCGGGACCCCCTGCACCCCGACGCCGTCGCCCGGCAGCCCTCCAAGCCCCGGCCTAGACAGCGGCTCCAGCTCGGCCCTGGCACCACCAGAGGACCTGCCTTCCTAG